A region of Colletotrichum destructivum chromosome 11, complete sequence DNA encodes the following proteins:
- a CDS encoding Putative protein kinase-like domain superfamily produces the protein MMTGGTTWYVPPDLIVEQLRGAPGDVWRLGVTTLCLLEKIRILEKTTKSWLICEVKQGGDGKGQMIKWLKIVTQNRNMLNCNDFMEVLVS, from the coding sequence ATGATGACAGGGGGCACCACTTGGTACGTTCCGCCTGACCTCATTGTGGAACAACTGCGAGGCGCCCCAGGGGACGTATGGCGACTAGGCGTTACGACGCTCTGCCTGCTGGAAAAGATACGTATTCTGGAGAAAACGACAAAGAGTTGGCTCATCTGTGAGGTGAAACAAGGAGGCGATGGTAAAGGACAGATGATAAAATGGCTCAAAATCGTTACCCAAAACAGAAACATGCTGAACTGTAATGATTTTATGGAGGTGCTTGTTTCCTAG